A region of Burkholderiales bacterium JOSHI_001 DNA encodes the following proteins:
- a CDS encoding Plasmid stabilization system protein (PFAM: Plasmid stabilisation system protein) gives MADKLYRVELTASFLERLDAIEAFLLQAEAGFAFDALLAELRSTVIPNLRRFPRIGRRYLDTPPQSAEALAQFAALPAGAAEVLRVYLHGDYLMLYAPMSENSTVYLLSIRHYRELSFDFAKLWPAS, from the coding sequence GTGGCTGACAAGCTGTACCGGGTTGAGCTGACCGCCAGTTTCCTGGAACGCCTGGACGCCATCGAGGCCTTCCTGCTGCAGGCGGAAGCTGGCTTTGCGTTTGACGCCCTGCTGGCCGAACTGCGCAGCACGGTCATTCCGAACCTTCGACGTTTTCCGCGCATCGGGCGGCGCTACCTGGACACCCCACCGCAATCGGCCGAAGCGCTGGCGCAGTTTGCCGCACTGCCCGCCGGCGCGGCAGAGGTGCTGCGGGTGTACCTGCATGGCGACTACCTAATGTTGTATGCCCCGATGAGCGAAAATTCCACGGTGTACCTCCTGTCCATTCGGCACTACCGGGAACTATCTTTTGACTTTGCTAAGCTTTGGCCAGCGTCGTGA
- a CDS encoding prevent-host-death family protein (PFAM: Phd_YefM~TIGRFAM: prevent-host-death family protein), with product MGFSASDVVPFTQARANLSELADQAKAGAEKIITKNGESYVALIDADRLDYYHRLERERIHLLLIDDAKRGLADITAGRSFEADGAIAQIQRRRAAAAKTSTPTKPAKKRG from the coding sequence ATGGGCTTTTCAGCCAGCGATGTAGTGCCCTTCACCCAGGCCCGCGCCAACCTGTCCGAACTGGCCGACCAGGCCAAGGCCGGCGCCGAGAAGATCATCACCAAAAACGGCGAAAGCTACGTCGCCCTGATCGACGCCGACCGGCTGGACTACTACCACCGTCTGGAGCGCGAGCGCATTCACCTGCTGCTGATTGACGATGCCAAGCGTGGCCTGGCCGACATCACGGCCGGCCGCAGCTTCGAGGCCGATGGCGCTATCGCGCAGATTCAGCGGCGGCGTGCAGCCGCGGCCAAGACTTCCACACCGACCAAACCCGCCAAGAAGCGTGGCTGA
- a CDS encoding Protein of unknown function (DUF1173) (PFAM: Protein of unknown function (DUF1173)), with protein sequence MDAPGREHATPAALYAIQGRRFASNSPGFAEAIANAHAERIRPRCLCKPEGIEMYVARLGEGFVVKRMPFTGSRHAPDCPSHELPADLSGLGQVLGSAIVEDPATGETTLKLDFPLSKMPGRCTTPAAGDGGDSVSASGTRLSLRGLLHYLWDQAELTRWKPGFAGKRNWATVRKLLLQAAAHKATRGQALAQRLYIPEVFSVEQRDALNARRLAHWALAQAAPARPQPLMLLVGEVKELVPARYGLRLVVKHLPDQAFAVDEPLYRRLGRRFEAELALWGATDALHLVTMATFSVHEAGVPALVEVTLMLTTGQWLPVEDSLEQQLLNKLVHEGRSFTKALRYNVPSTAGHAGCILTDTGTGCCPLRIAHGLPDEPALGELAGTHEPGAEPAWVWRPTAGGMPPLPPQAKASHPGHTMA encoded by the coding sequence ATGGACGCACCGGGCCGCGAGCACGCCACACCCGCGGCCCTGTACGCCATCCAGGGCCGACGATTTGCCTCCAACAGCCCGGGCTTCGCCGAAGCCATTGCCAACGCACATGCAGAGCGCATCCGCCCACGCTGCCTGTGCAAGCCGGAAGGCATAGAGATGTACGTGGCGCGGCTGGGCGAGGGCTTTGTGGTGAAGCGCATGCCCTTCACCGGCAGCCGGCACGCGCCCGACTGCCCTTCGCATGAACTGCCCGCCGACCTGTCCGGCCTGGGCCAGGTGCTGGGTTCGGCCATCGTGGAAGACCCCGCCACCGGCGAAACCACCCTGAAGCTGGACTTCCCACTCAGCAAGATGCCCGGCCGCTGCACCACACCGGCGGCGGGCGATGGCGGCGACAGCGTCAGCGCCAGCGGCACCCGGCTGTCATTGCGGGGCCTGCTGCACTACCTGTGGGACCAGGCCGAACTGACGCGCTGGAAGCCCGGCTTCGCCGGCAAACGAAACTGGGCCACTGTGCGCAAGCTGCTGCTGCAGGCCGCCGCCCACAAGGCCACCCGGGGCCAGGCCCTGGCACAACGCCTGTACATCCCCGAGGTGTTCTCGGTGGAACAGCGCGACGCCCTGAACGCGCGCCGGCTGGCGCATTGGGCACTGGCACAGGCAGCGCCAGCCCGGCCGCAGCCCCTGATGCTGCTGGTGGGCGAGGTGAAAGAACTGGTTCCCGCGCGCTATGGCCTCAGGCTGGTGGTGAAGCACCTGCCCGACCAGGCCTTTGCGGTGGACGAGCCGCTGTACCGCCGGCTGGGCCGCCGCTTTGAGGCGGAGCTGGCCCTGTGGGGCGCCACCGACGCCCTGCACCTGGTGACCATGGCCACCTTCAGCGTTCACGAGGCTGGCGTTCCGGCGCTGGTGGAGGTGACATTGATGCTGACCACCGGCCAGTGGTTGCCCGTTGAAGACAGCTTGGAACAGCAGTTGCTCAACAAGCTGGTACACGAAGGGCGCAGCTTCACCAAGGCGCTGCGCTACAACGTGCCAAGCACGGCCGGACATGCCGGCTGCATCCTCACGGACACCGGCACCGGCTGCTGCCCCTTGCGCATTGCGCACGGTCTGCCGGACGAGCCCGCACTGGGCGAGCTTGCGGGCACCCACGAGCCCGGGGCTGAGCCCGCCTGGGTCTGGCGTCCCACGGCTGGCGGTATGCCACCCTTGCCGCCGCAAGCCAAGGCCAGCCACCCCGGCCACACAATGGCGTAG
- a CDS encoding outer membrane protein/peptidoglycan-associated (lipo)protein (PFAM: OmpA family): protein MRALLLLTAVLPWALGLSSCSAPPKPPTVDESRKRPANTAMAVELQMCKSELQNTRILASESGRQAETTVATLQRMAAQQQAMAAPADTPATERPAEALPAANSLYTVHFGYGSTRAALPAELTAALVDEARNAPLVLLRGRTDGSKDSTAESRIARERAAAVQALLVNAGIPPARIRTTFQPVGDHVADNSQPAGQRANRRVEIEVYRALPVAMGAAPATAH, encoded by the coding sequence ATGCGTGCCCTTCTGCTGCTGACCGCCGTTTTGCCCTGGGCGCTGGGCCTGAGTTCCTGCAGCGCGCCGCCCAAGCCGCCCACCGTGGATGAATCGCGCAAGCGCCCGGCCAACACCGCCATGGCGGTGGAACTGCAGATGTGCAAGAGCGAACTGCAGAACACCCGCATCCTGGCCAGCGAGTCGGGCCGCCAGGCCGAAACCACAGTGGCCACGCTGCAGCGCATGGCGGCCCAGCAGCAAGCCATGGCGGCCCCAGCAGACACACCAGCGACTGAACGCCCGGCGGAGGCGCTGCCCGCCGCCAACAGCCTGTACACCGTGCACTTCGGCTACGGCAGCACCCGCGCGGCCCTGCCGGCCGAGTTGACCGCCGCGCTGGTGGACGAAGCCCGCAACGCCCCACTGGTGCTGCTGCGTGGCCGCACCGACGGCAGCAAGGATTCCACGGCGGAAAGCCGCATCGCCCGCGAGCGCGCCGCGGCCGTGCAGGCCCTGCTGGTGAACGCCGGCATTCCCCCGGCGCGCATTCGCACCACCTTCCAGCCCGTGGGCGACCACGTGGCCGACAACAGCCAGCCTGCCGGCCAACGTGCCAACCGCCGCGTGGAAATTGAGGTGTACCGGGCCCTGCCCGTGGCCATGGGCGCCGCGCCCGCCACCGCGCATTAA
- a CDS encoding type IV secretory pathway, VirD4 component (PFAM: TraG/TraD family), with the protein MNAMATLPWSAWPTGRKVVAGVFALVALAVLACAAMYLSGALFLVLNKVDPRQARWNSILAYWHLYADDARLRGKLQAAMAISGLGTLVLLQAALFAAARPRRALHGDARFATPVEIAQAGLLPARGHRAGQAAASPSILVGRYGGRFLALPGQLSVMLSAPTRSGKGVGVVIPNLLNWPDSVVVLDIKGENFDITAGYRAENGQAVYAFSPFDEGARSHRWNPLTAVRTSPLHRVGDLLAVGQVFFPNDAGTSSEAFFNDQARNLFLGLGLVLLETPALPRSIGEMLRQSSGKGQPLKDHLAGLIKQRREQGNPLSDECTDALQRLLSNSENTLSSVVATFNAPLTIFADAVVDAATSADDFQLEDLRRRRMSIYVRIPPNRLANARPLLNLFFSQLVSLNTQALPQQDPTLTLQCLLVNDEFTAMGRVGVITSGAAFLAGYNLRLLTVVQAMSQLDAVYGDKEARTFATNHGLQILYAPREQRDADEYSAMLGHFTERATSRGRSRSLGGPMHSTISRNDSDQRRALLLPQEFKELGTERLVVMVENCKPILGQKIRYHRDKAFRARLRPPPTVPAMDMDLHLARVQQRWREVEDLAPGETLNVDRLAHDFSGLPDNFEGDAGPLADLMLDGVFGPARSATTLEASGGAVEPAADEDGVLLDDAALAADAEPSTEGATLP; encoded by the coding sequence ATGAACGCGATGGCGACCCTGCCCTGGTCCGCCTGGCCCACCGGCCGCAAGGTGGTGGCGGGCGTGTTCGCACTGGTGGCCTTGGCAGTGCTGGCCTGCGCCGCGATGTACCTGTCGGGCGCGCTGTTCCTGGTGCTGAACAAGGTGGACCCGCGCCAGGCCCGTTGGAACAGCATCCTTGCCTACTGGCATCTGTATGCCGACGACGCCCGCCTGCGCGGCAAGCTGCAAGCCGCGATGGCGATCTCGGGCCTGGGCACCCTGGTGCTGCTGCAGGCTGCGCTGTTTGCCGCGGCCCGGCCGCGCCGGGCGCTGCATGGCGACGCGCGCTTCGCAACCCCGGTCGAAATCGCCCAGGCCGGTCTGCTCCCAGCGCGTGGGCACCGGGCCGGCCAGGCAGCCGCCTCGCCCAGCATCCTGGTAGGCCGCTACGGCGGCCGCTTCCTGGCGCTGCCAGGCCAGCTGTCGGTGATGCTGTCGGCCCCCACCCGCAGCGGCAAGGGCGTGGGCGTGGTCATCCCCAACCTGCTGAACTGGCCCGACTCGGTGGTGGTGCTGGACATCAAGGGCGAAAACTTCGACATCACCGCCGGCTACCGGGCCGAAAACGGCCAGGCGGTGTATGCCTTCTCGCCCTTCGACGAAGGTGCGCGCAGCCACCGCTGGAACCCTCTGACCGCCGTTCGCACCAGCCCGCTGCACCGCGTGGGCGACCTGCTGGCCGTCGGCCAGGTGTTCTTTCCGAACGACGCGGGCACCTCGTCCGAAGCCTTCTTCAACGACCAGGCGCGCAACCTGTTCCTGGGCCTGGGCCTGGTGCTGCTGGAAACACCCGCCCTGCCCCGCAGCATTGGGGAAATGCTGCGCCAGTCCTCGGGCAAGGGCCAGCCGCTGAAAGACCACCTGGCCGGGTTGATCAAGCAGCGCCGCGAGCAGGGCAATCCGCTTTCCGACGAATGCACCGACGCGCTGCAGCGCCTGCTGTCCAATTCAGAAAACACGCTGTCCAGCGTGGTGGCCACCTTCAATGCGCCGCTCACCATCTTTGCGGACGCAGTGGTGGACGCCGCCACCAGTGCCGACGATTTCCAGCTGGAAGACCTGCGGCGCCGGCGCATGTCCATCTACGTGCGCATTCCGCCCAACCGCCTGGCCAACGCCAGGCCGCTGCTGAACCTGTTCTTTTCCCAGCTGGTCAGCCTAAACACCCAGGCCCTGCCGCAGCAGGACCCCACGCTCACCCTGCAGTGCCTGCTGGTGAACGACGAGTTCACCGCCATGGGCCGCGTGGGCGTCATCACCAGCGGCGCGGCCTTCTTGGCCGGCTACAACCTGCGCCTGCTGACCGTGGTGCAGGCCATGTCCCAGCTGGACGCGGTGTATGGCGACAAGGAAGCCCGCACCTTCGCCACCAACCACGGCCTGCAGATTCTGTACGCCCCGCGCGAGCAGCGCGACGCCGACGAGTACAGCGCCATGCTGGGCCACTTCACCGAACGGGCCACGTCGCGCGGGCGCAGCCGCAGCCTGGGCGGGCCCATGCACAGCACCATCAGCCGCAACGACAGCGACCAGCGCCGCGCGCTGCTGCTGCCGCAGGAATTCAAGGAACTGGGCACCGAGCGCCTGGTTGTGATGGTGGAGAACTGCAAACCCATCCTGGGCCAGAAGATCCGCTACCACCGCGACAAGGCCTTCCGTGCGCGGCTGCGCCCCCCGCCCACCGTGCCCGCCATGGACATGGACCTGCACTTGGCCCGGGTGCAGCAGCGCTGGCGCGAAGTGGAAGACCTGGCGCCCGGTGAAACCCTGAACGTGGACAGGCTGGCACACGACTTCAGCGGCCTGCCCGACAACTTCGAGGGCGACGCCGGCCCACTGGCCGACCTGATGCTGGACGGTGTGTTCGGCCCCGCGCGCAGCGCCACCACGTTGGAAGCCAGCGGCGGCGCCGTTGAGCCGGCGGCCGACGAAGACGGTGTGCTGCTGGACGACGCGGCCCTGGCCGCCGACGCCGAACCCAGCACCGAGGGCGCCACCCTGCCCTGA
- a CDS encoding P-type DNA transfer ATPase VirB11 (PFAM: Type II/IV secretion system protein~TIGRFAM: P-type DNA transfer ATPase VirB11) → MSPWLQPTLDGIAAAPLPGPTWQGDATSVNEFLKPLRSHLDQPGVLEVCVNRPGEVLVESASGWRGFEAPDMTLERCLSLATAVATFCDQQINQERPLLSATLPSGERIQFVIPPAVSRGTVSITVRKPSQLIKTLDDFEREGLFERTARASRSGPHDAHTGPAFEQELQALNAAGRHAEFLRLAVRRHQTIVVSGKTGSGKTTFMKGLVEEVPRHERLITIQDTAELTLPNHPNVVHLFYSKDAQGTARVTARHLLEACLRMKPDRIFLAEVRGDECFSFVRLAASGHPGSITSVHAGSCALAYEQMSLMIRESGAGGGLRLREIKALLGVVVDVVVQFERDERGRFISEIHYEPRSRRLAGRNSTPAAA, encoded by the coding sequence ATGAGCCCATGGCTTCAGCCCACGCTGGACGGCATCGCTGCGGCACCCCTGCCCGGGCCCACCTGGCAGGGTGACGCCACGTCGGTGAATGAATTCCTCAAACCCCTGCGCTCGCACCTGGACCAGCCCGGCGTGCTGGAGGTGTGCGTGAACCGGCCCGGCGAAGTGCTGGTGGAAAGCGCCAGCGGCTGGCGTGGCTTTGAAGCGCCTGATATGACGCTGGAGCGCTGCCTGTCCCTGGCCACCGCCGTGGCCACCTTCTGCGACCAGCAGATCAACCAGGAACGGCCGCTGCTGTCGGCCACGCTGCCCAGCGGCGAGCGCATCCAGTTCGTCATTCCCCCCGCGGTGTCGCGCGGCACCGTTTCCATCACCGTGCGAAAGCCGTCCCAGCTGATCAAGACGCTGGACGACTTCGAGCGCGAAGGCCTGTTCGAGCGCACGGCCCGCGCCAGCCGCAGCGGCCCTCACGATGCGCACACGGGGCCCGCCTTCGAGCAGGAACTGCAGGCCCTGAATGCTGCCGGCCGCCATGCCGAGTTCCTGCGCCTGGCCGTGCGCCGGCACCAGACCATCGTGGTCAGCGGCAAGACCGGATCGGGCAAGACCACCTTCATGAAAGGTCTGGTCGAAGAGGTGCCGCGGCACGAGCGCCTTATCACCATCCAGGACACCGCCGAGCTGACCCTGCCGAACCACCCGAACGTGGTTCACCTGTTCTACAGCAAGGACGCACAAGGCACCGCACGCGTGACGGCCCGGCACCTGCTGGAGGCCTGCCTGCGCATGAAGCCGGACCGCATCTTCCTGGCCGAGGTGCGCGGCGACGAATGCTTTTCCTTCGTGCGCCTGGCCGCATCCGGCCACCCGGGCAGCATCACCAGCGTGCATGCCGGCAGTTGCGCGCTGGCCTATGAACAGATGTCGCTGATGATCCGCGAAAGCGGTGCCGGCGGTGGCCTGCGCCTGCGCGAAATCAAGGCGCTGCTGGGCGTGGTGGTGGACGTGGTGGTGCAGTTCGAGCGCGACGAGCGCGGGCGCTTCATCTCCGAAATCCACTACGAACCCCGCAGCCGGCGCCTGGCCGGGCGCAACTCGACACCGGCGGCGGCATGA
- a CDS encoding type IV secretory pathway, VirB10 component (PFAM: Bacterial conjugation TrbI-like protein): MNEPAPTPDPAAGAGPNTLAPLPGEPGIPNVAERQPLSLSRKGLLAVGLLVLSLVGVAAVSVQRFAASGKKADETERRRMSDKPTAATGSPRRLDMPPATPPAPSRAAPATAAAPLIPALLPTAAEMAEAEPIGVRRTGGAAGPGTTSKGVAPEDAPVLLVSTRPGAPAAPSNGLARPGDPLPVALPPAPETDDTNDPLAATTRNLQGYQRQLQGLLDTLTRSTALATGQVPVPMPDPANAHQALGALLGAAPAGGPPSAGHPSGGTTPRGGPSRGSPVGAGLFGGQLQGSHTPRVAATLLGDRSLTLPKGTAFTCALKTRVISAASGLVGCQVQRNVFSDDGRVLLIERGSHLDGEYRITSVRPGTVRIPVLWTRIRTPLGVTVDIDSPGTGPLGESGIDGHVDNRWGERLGAAMLMSLIDDSVKLIIQNQANDRTGDTIVLPSTTANASKLAEKVLDSTINIPPLIYQNQGGIVGIYVARDVDFSSVYELRPAALEAKP; encoded by the coding sequence ATGAATGAACCCGCACCCACCCCGGACCCGGCTGCCGGCGCGGGCCCGAACACCCTGGCCCCGTTGCCGGGTGAGCCCGGCATCCCCAACGTGGCCGAACGCCAGCCGCTGTCGCTGTCCCGCAAAGGGCTGCTGGCGGTGGGCCTGCTGGTGCTGTCGCTGGTGGGGGTGGCCGCCGTGTCGGTGCAGCGCTTCGCCGCCAGCGGAAAAAAGGCCGACGAGACCGAACGCCGCCGCATGAGCGACAAGCCCACTGCGGCCACCGGCAGCCCGCGCCGCCTGGACATGCCGCCGGCCACGCCACCCGCGCCCAGCCGCGCGGCCCCAGCCACTGCCGCCGCGCCGCTCATCCCGGCCCTGTTACCCACCGCCGCCGAGATGGCAGAAGCCGAACCCATCGGCGTGCGCCGCACCGGCGGCGCGGCAGGCCCGGGTACCACCAGCAAGGGTGTCGCCCCTGAGGACGCCCCCGTGCTGCTGGTGTCCACCCGCCCGGGTGCCCCAGCCGCCCCCTCCAACGGGCTGGCCCGACCGGGCGACCCCCTTCCGGTGGCCCTGCCCCCAGCCCCGGAGACGGACGACACCAACGACCCGCTGGCCGCCACCACGCGCAACCTGCAGGGCTACCAACGCCAGTTGCAGGGCCTGCTGGACACCTTGACCCGCAGCACCGCCCTGGCCACCGGCCAGGTGCCGGTGCCCATGCCGGACCCTGCCAACGCGCATCAAGCCCTTGGCGCACTGCTGGGCGCCGCACCCGCCGGTGGGCCCCCTTCAGCAGGACACCCCAGCGGGGGCACCACCCCGAGGGGCGGCCCATCCCGGGGAAGCCCGGTGGGTGCGGGCCTGTTCGGCGGCCAACTTCAAGGCTCACACACCCCCCGTGTGGCGGCCACCCTGTTGGGGGACCGCAGCCTCACCCTTCCCAAGGGAACAGCCTTCACCTGTGCGCTGAAAACCCGCGTCATCAGCGCCGCCTCCGGCCTGGTGGGTTGCCAGGTGCAGCGCAACGTGTTCAGCGACGACGGCCGCGTGCTGCTGATCGAACGCGGCTCGCACCTGGATGGTGAATACCGCATCACGTCCGTGCGGCCTGGCACGGTGCGCATTCCCGTGCTGTGGACGCGCATCCGCACACCGCTGGGCGTGACCGTGGACATCGACTCCCCCGGCACCGGGCCGCTGGGTGAATCCGGCATCGACGGCCATGTGGACAACCGCTGGGGCGAACGCCTGGGCGCGGCCATGCTGATGTCGCTGATCGACGATTCGGTCAAGCTCATCATCCAGAACCAGGCCAACGACCGCACCGGCGACACCATCGTGCTGCCCAGCACCACGGCCAACGCCAGCAAGCTGGCCGAGAAGGTGCTGGACAGCACCATCAACATCCCGCCGCTGATTTACCAGAACCAGGGCGGCATCGTCGGCATCTACGTCGCGCGCGATGTGGACTTCTCATCGGTGTACGAACTGCGCCCCGCCGCGCTGGAAGCCAAGCCATGA
- a CDS encoding type IV secretory pathway, VirB9 component (PFAM: Conjugal transfer protein~TIGRFAM: P-type conjugative transfer protein VirB9), whose translation MKAGLWLGVSALAASLGAPAAESTRPDPRLREVVYDPHAVVTVPVKRGVVALVVLAADETITDVAAGLGGDCGKAESAWCVVAQPGGRNLFVKAKSSASAANNLAVVTDRRTHAFRFVVLPDGDPKAPVYRLVIKAPPPPVPAAALPVRPALRDASPPAAQAAWLPLPPQQSPQMLVAERLQAKAQVVNTQYALAEGPNSQDILPSLVFDDGRFTYLRFAGNREVPAVFHVLGDGSETLVNTRMEDDLLVVDRVSRRLMLRAGSAVVGLWNEAFDLEGHPPGDGTTVPGVQRVLKADNNAVRRGAPPQEQGHE comes from the coding sequence ATGAAGGCCGGGCTCTGGCTGGGCGTATCCGCATTGGCGGCTTCATTAGGGGCGCCCGCGGCGGAATCCACCAGGCCTGACCCACGCCTGCGCGAAGTGGTCTATGACCCGCACGCCGTGGTGACGGTGCCGGTGAAACGCGGCGTGGTGGCCCTGGTGGTACTGGCCGCCGACGAAACCATCACCGACGTGGCCGCCGGCCTGGGCGGCGACTGCGGCAAGGCCGAATCCGCCTGGTGCGTGGTGGCGCAGCCGGGCGGGCGCAACCTGTTCGTGAAGGCCAAGAGCAGCGCCAGCGCCGCCAACAACCTGGCCGTGGTGACCGACCGCCGCACCCACGCCTTCCGCTTCGTGGTGCTGCCCGACGGCGACCCCAAGGCGCCTGTGTACCGCCTGGTCATCAAGGCGCCACCGCCACCCGTGCCAGCCGCCGCCTTGCCGGTTCGGCCCGCGCTGCGTGATGCGTCGCCTCCGGCAGCCCAGGCCGCATGGCTGCCCCTGCCGCCCCAACAGTCCCCACAAATGTTGGTGGCGGAACGACTGCAGGCGAAGGCCCAGGTGGTGAACACCCAGTACGCGCTGGCCGAAGGGCCGAACTCGCAGGACATCCTGCCTTCGCTGGTGTTCGACGACGGGCGCTTCACGTACCTGCGCTTTGCGGGCAACCGCGAGGTGCCAGCCGTGTTCCATGTGCTGGGTGACGGCTCTGAAACCCTGGTTAACACCCGCATGGAAGACGACCTGCTGGTGGTGGACCGCGTCAGCCGCCGGCTGATGCTGCGCGCCGGCTCGGCCGTGGTGGGCCTGTGGAACGAGGCCTTCGACCTGGAAGGCCACCCGCCCGGCGACGGCACCACGGTGCCCGGCGTGCAGCGAGTGCTGAAGGCCGACAACAACGCCGTGCGCCGCGGCGCGCCCCCACAGGAGCAAGGCCATGAATGA
- a CDS encoding type IV secretory pathway, component VirB8 (PFAM: VirB8 protein) translates to MNAVLMPGAAAALPERHARHAAPSDESVETAESGAFNVNQGWEIDRALMLERSERRAWWVASAGLVLGLVGMAAVFVQGPLRRVVEIPIVVDRATGEATIQQRLAVETIPPLEALDKHNLAAFVRAREGYNLAFLQRDYDQVARMAVPGVFAEYSRQFEGDAALHKRVAGSEEWRIQIVGVRLSPSGRRGNQGDATVTYDKLLRQPDRNLPDVTTRHMASVVFQYQPKVLAKERDRLENPFGFVVTAYRSDPEINTTLAGGKP, encoded by the coding sequence ATGAACGCTGTCCTGATGCCAGGCGCAGCCGCTGCATTGCCTGAACGCCATGCACGGCACGCCGCCCCCTCCGACGAATCTGTCGAAACCGCCGAAAGCGGCGCCTTCAACGTCAACCAGGGCTGGGAGATCGACCGCGCCTTGATGCTGGAACGGTCCGAACGCCGGGCCTGGTGGGTGGCCAGCGCCGGCCTGGTGCTGGGGCTGGTGGGCATGGCCGCGGTGTTCGTTCAAGGCCCGCTGCGTCGGGTGGTGGAAATTCCCATCGTGGTGGACCGCGCCACCGGCGAAGCCACCATCCAGCAGCGCCTGGCTGTGGAAACCATCCCGCCGCTGGAAGCGCTGGACAAGCACAACCTGGCCGCCTTCGTGCGGGCGCGCGAGGGCTACAACCTGGCCTTCCTGCAGCGCGACTACGACCAGGTGGCGCGCATGGCAGTGCCCGGCGTGTTTGCCGAGTACAGCCGCCAGTTCGAGGGCGACGCCGCCTTGCACAAGCGGGTGGCCGGCAGCGAGGAGTGGCGCATCCAGATCGTGGGCGTGCGGCTGTCCCCGTCCGGCCGGCGCGGCAACCAGGGCGACGCCACCGTCACCTACGACAAGCTGCTGCGCCAGCCCGATCGCAACCTGCCCGACGTCACCACCCGGCACATGGCCAGCGTCGTATTCCAGTACCAGCCCAAGGTGCTGGCGAAAGAACGCGACCGGTTGGAGAACCCCTTCGGCTTCGTCGTCACCGCCTACCGATCAGACCCTGAAATCAACACCACGCTGGCCGGGGGCAAGCCATGA
- a CDS encoding Type IV secretion system protein (PFAM: Type IV secretion system proteins~TIGRFAM: P-type conjugative transfer protein TrbJ; P-type DNA transfer protein VirB5): protein MAFRLKFAAAACLALGTLSASAQGIPVIDAANLVQTIQSVVNSITQINNQVQQIGQLRNHLGSINGVRNLGNILNSPALRNYVPAEAYTFVNAVDTSGYSGLNATAKALRDAGMVYNCLDRDGAARTACQASLAAPYQHKGLLQDAMRTASGRLAQINALMNQINATNDQKSVQEIQARIGAENALLAHEMSQVQMLQGMAESEDRIARSRERERQYQALARTGKLSDFLPQPHP, encoded by the coding sequence ATGGCCTTCCGCCTGAAATTTGCCGCCGCTGCCTGCTTGGCGCTGGGCACGCTGAGCGCCAGCGCTCAAGGCATTCCGGTCATCGACGCCGCCAACCTGGTGCAGACGATCCAAAGCGTGGTCAACAGCATCACGCAGATCAACAACCAAGTGCAGCAGATTGGCCAGCTGCGCAACCACCTGGGCAGCATCAATGGCGTGCGCAACCTGGGCAACATCCTGAACAGCCCGGCACTGCGCAACTACGTGCCGGCAGAGGCCTACACCTTCGTCAATGCCGTTGACACTTCGGGCTATTCAGGCCTGAACGCCACCGCCAAGGCGCTGCGCGATGCGGGCATGGTCTACAACTGCCTGGACCGCGATGGCGCCGCGCGCACCGCTTGCCAGGCCAGCCTGGCGGCGCCCTACCAGCACAAGGGCCTGCTGCAGGACGCCATGCGCACCGCGTCGGGCCGGCTGGCACAAATCAACGCGCTGATGAACCAGATCAACGCCACCAACGACCAGAAGTCGGTGCAGGAAATCCAGGCCCGCATCGGCGCCGAAAACGCCCTGCTTGCGCACGAGATGTCGCAGGTGCAGATGCTGCAGGGCATGGCCGAAAGCGAAGACCGCATCGCCCGTTCCCGCGAACGCGAGCGCCAGTACCAGGCGCTGGCCCGCACCGGCAAGTTGTCGGACTTCCTGCCGCAACCCCACCCCTGA